TTTTAGAACTGTCTACATCCAAAATAACTTCAGTCACTGCTTCACTGTCCATCAAAGCTCAATTCTCAATCCAAGTTAAGTCTGATATAGACAGCTATAGGGACATTTAAGTGGCTTGATGGATGCAATAGCAGTAAAAGTTTTGGACTCAATACCAGTTGAACACTTAAGGTATATCTGCATAACCTACCTGAGGATAATGATGGCTGCCTTGCAGGTGGGTAAATAGGGAGGGGTGGACTAAGTTGGTCGTCCACTTGTTCAGATGGATTTCCTGCAAAGATGAGAAAAAAACTGTTACAcgtgtgtcaaacaaaattgtttTTGACGTGGTTGCAGTCAGTCACACTAAACAAGATGATACATAtcttttgagtgtgtgtgtgtgtgtgtgtgtgtgtgtgtactggggcGTGGGGTATGGGAAAAAGTTGTAAATAATGCCTACTTGAGGATGATGATGGCTGCCTCAAAGGGGGGTGAATTGGGAGGGGTTGAGGTGGGCTCAACAGCTGGGTGTCCATGTGATGGGCTTGGCCTGAGTGTGAACTTGCTgcaaagatgagaaaaaaaagtttCTGTTACACTGTGCCTCAGAGAATTGTCTTTTGATGCGACTACAGTCATTCACACAGATATTAAAGAAGACATTTCTTTGTGTGTGCATGAGGGAGATTTATAGGCCTAGAGTTTATGGGGAAAATGTGTAAATGTGCATAACCTACATGAGGACAATGATGGCTGCCTCACTGGTGAAGGTGGTGGGGGTGGGCTCATAAGAGTCAGGTTCATCGCTGCTGGTGGAACTGGTGGCAATGGTCTACTTGGTCCAGGCTCAGGCAGGGTGATGTAACGTTTCGTTGGTCTGCACAAAGAAACAGGATAACTTTAGTTGTTTGTTTTCTCATTCATAATTTACCTACCCAGCTCCTTGTTGTGAATAACATGGCATAGGCGTCGTGCTCCAACTCCCCAGCCGTTGTAAATCAAGCGTAAACCCACGGCCTCTCGTGGCTTATTGCTTAAATTAATGAGGGGAATGTTTGCTCTCCAAATCTTAAATTGGTTGGTTGCTTTTTCACGGTGCTCCTCTGAACAAAGCCTAACCAAATCTAATTCATAACTTTTCAATAAAGAAAGTGTGTTCAGACTTTAATGGTCCTGACAGAATTATTATCATCTACTTCAATAATTGGCACAATTTAACCCAATGTCTTCTACAGTGGCACAACTCAAACTTACTGTCTTGAACGCTGGCATCTCTCCAACTCCTCAGGCTCACTGGCGACAGCTAAATGTGTTTCTGCCATTTTGGCCTTTTTTCTCGCCTTTTCATAGTCATCTGTAAAGGCAAAAGTTTGTCAGACCCAAATTTATATACCATATCAATTCATCAGGCATCACTGCTTCTGACATTCCTGTTGTAACCCTGTGGAAAAATGGATAAACTGTTTTTTAAGTGAGAATAAACTTTTCACCAACCATTAAGGGGAAAAAGAAATTACAAACTGTTCAGATTAATGTTTGCATTCAGCATTATTTTCAATTCTTGAAAAAAGGAGAGTCCTACCTGCAGTGCCCAAAACTGTGATGGTGTGGGTGGTCCACGCTGGTCCAGGGACTGCATGTGTTAATAGAGCCACTTTAAATTTATTTGGATCTGCATAAGGTGGCCAGAAGGTCATCGAATTGTCACCATTAGTCCAGCTGTTGCTTACAATCCCAACAGAGTTGTCAAGGAACTCCACAACAAAATACATGATTGGCctgaaagtaaaaaaataataataataaaaaaaagataaaaaaaactgTCGGGTGGGGGGGTGGCTAATTACTGTGGAGGAGAGGAATGGCTGCCCACTCTGATGTCATTGGTATCAAAACATACTTTTGGGTGACATCTGACAAGCGATACATTTGATCTGTATTTTCTAGATTACTGGCTTTATAAAAGCCAATGTCCTTTGAGTCCATGGGGCTGAAGAACAGTGACTCTAGTTTCAAAAACCTCCTAAAAATGATGTACGTTTTTTGTGTTCTCTCATCGCAGAGTATGTTCTGTACAAGTCCCAGATTGCCTTGAGCCATGACACAGTTGTCACCAACAGTTGTGGCAACACTGAAAAGTTCAAAAACCGCCTTTCTGTATTGGGTGCAGTGAGGCAAGGTGGCAATTGTTGGTCCACATGTATGTTTGATTTTCAGTATTGTCTTTGAGTTTTTGAGTTTTCTGGGTTTCATAAAGGCTCTTTCCAATGTGATGTGCCGGTGTAGTTGTTGTAAGACAAATTGGGGTTTCCTgcaaactttttttaatttcctcatGTAGTTTTCAAATGGAAAGGCTGATACTCCATCCAATGCTCCATATCTCCTCACATCATCAGCTAGATGGCATAAATTATGCACATTGTACACCAATTCATTTGCTCCATATAATTGTTCAAATTCATTCAAAAAATGAGACATTAGAGCGTCAGCAAAGTCACAATAGTATTTGCAGAGAGCAGGGGAGAGCATGAGGTACATGGCAATGGAGAGATTTAGGAAATTGGTGTATTGGGAAGATGGAAGGATGCCTTGCAAAACAATTGGGCCTGTATAAAGAAGGAACTGGCGGTATTCAGTTGCTTTCCATCTGTCAATTTCTGACAAACTTCTTGGCTTTCTTTGAAATTCAATTGGGATGTGTTGTCTTAGCTGTACCAGTCTTGCAGAGATCGCCATCACTGCCTGAGAACCCAGCCTACACGACAAATCTCCTTTCATCCAAAAACGCATCAGTTTTCGAGTGACGCCTAGACAAACAAGATGCATGTAATCCAGGATGAACATTGTTATCATGCCTAGATTAATTCGAGTAAGGGGGGAGTCGCCCTTGTGGTGGTCCTCATCCACTTTTCTCAAAAACTGGTCATCTGTGCGAGGCACAGCTGTCTTCTCAGGGAAAGTCATATGGTTGTGGACATAGACTCCCTCTTGAGTGCAACGCTCACATCCAAAATACCCATTGTGCCCTTTGATGTTTTTTAGAAATGACCTCGCGGGAGCGTCACAGACGAAACAGTCAATTCTTAAAAAGAAGGTCTTTCCAGCCATGTGAAACCCCTTCTCAAGCTGTGCTACCTCCTCCACAAAATCATGCAAATATTCCTCTAAATCTAGAGGCTTTGTCTTGCCACAAAACATTCCAATGACAAAGGGATCCTTATCAAATGGCACTTTGCCCAAGATTGGCCACAACTGCAAAGCTGAGCTCTTATATAATGGCAAACCATCCACATTAACTTGTAAATTAATCATCTCACTAACATTGTGGAGAGCATCTGTTGCGATTGTCTGGAGGTATTTGAGAATGCCAATGTGTAAATACTCCCCTCCTTTTATGTTCTTTACATTGGCTGCTATTTTAGCTGTTTTTAGCAGGGTTCGAGCTTGCTTTGGCAGGCTTGGATGGAACTCCTGTAGCACACTAAGAAGATCAGAAAAGGTGTTCTGTGGCACATTGTTCCTCAGAGCCCAGTCACAAAGAACATTTGTCAATTTTGAACATTCATCTTCACTATCTTCATCAGTTTCACAAACATCCTCTGAGTCACTGTCTTCATAGTCACCATCTGAGGTCATGCCATCAACTCTCTTATCGTTACAGTCATCAAATGAACTTGTGCAGTCCATGAAAACATCGTCTTCCTCCTCAGCACTGTCATTCGGGGCCTGACTGATGTCACGGTCAACAGCATCCAAAATATCTCCTCCATTGTCAGAATGTGACTCAAAAGACTGAAGGATTCTTAATGTGCGTCTGCGTTTAGTCCAATAACTCCTGGATGCCATGTTCCTGTAAGCAGATCAAATttgggctataggactatcatcaTAGGCAGCACCATTCCAATCCCATTCCTTCAGACATACACTGTAATATGACAACATTTATGTTTAATGCACTTTTCATAATTTCAATTGAGATTCACATCGTGTTTAAAACAGCCTATTTCTGTCTGTGTGCTAGCTTGGCCTACTAGTATACAATATACTTATATATAGGTTATACACTGGGGTGAACATTGGTAAAGTGGGACCACTGGTAAAGTGGGACAGCTGAGGTTTTTTCATGAATATCTCCTTTGTGGTTCGGCCTTAGCAATTTAAAACCATTGTTGAATAATCCCTGGAATGTAAGGGGTTAAATATTCGGTCAACATGCATATCTGTTTTGTATGGAGAATGCTGGTGACCGAAAATGTTTTTTCACTGTTGGTGGCACTTTTTGCACTGCTTGCTTGAGTGCGCAAGTTCCACTTCTTGCTACTGGGGATCAGGGAAATGTGCGATTGGTTAGATCAGGTATGACGCATCATCATCTGGCGCGAGGTTGAAGTGTACAGTCAGTGCTTAGTGCGTCGTGCATCTCATTCTTGGGCAGGATTATGTTGGCGACAGTCAGACACGAGCCTACCCTGCCAACACACCCATGTGGGTCCCACATGGGTTGAATGTGGGCTGCCCAGCTGGGCTCCAGTCGGTTTTGGCCAAGGGTTatgcggtggccccatgtgggcaaGCCCAGTTGGGCTAAAAGTGGGTTTCATATGGGCCCTAGCTAAAACCTACTTGGGCAACCCAGGTTTCTCCCATCTGGGTCCCACACGGAGTTGTCCCATGCGGGCTCATTATGGGTCCCTTATTTTACCCTTTCAGGTATTGTGTGGGCCTATTACAGTCAGCCCATAGTACAGTTCTTTACACAAACAGCAATAACAAATACATTTACTTCAACTGCTAACAACTCTAAATACATGTTTTGCGTGCCAATATCTTAAAAACTGAAACATAACACTGACTCTTGAGAATGTGGTTAAcacaagctttaattttaaaaaagaaagaaaaagtacaGTCGGAGGAGCTGTTAATGCAGACTCCCACTCCTGGCTCCCTGCCAAAAAGGTGGGCcgataaaaggtgtgtgtgtgtgtgtgtgtgtgcgcgtgtatctGCATGTCTGCATGTGTGTCTGcatttatgtgtgtgtggtgtgtgtgcgcgcgtgcgtgcgtgcacgcaTGTAtgcgtgaaagaaaaaaaaaaagaaaaaaaaattacatttctggAGGAGCTGCTACTCTGGCCTGACGGGCCTGTCTATTCCCCCCCCGTCCCTAGCCCTAATGAGCCATTTGGGGACTGCCTTCTCCGCATCCTTCCTTGTGATGGTACGAGTCATCGTGTTCTTCTTCAAGGCTCCTGCAAGACACAAATATAGCAGTGACTTACATCATGTGACAACTCTCAGCCAAATATCGCGTTTCATGTCTGCATATTAAATGGTAGGGGGTGTGTCATtcagttaaataaaaataaaacaagaaccgtCGACTTCTTAACTACCCCAGACATGACCTATGCCCACCCTTACACACCTGTAGTTGCATGATTGGTATTCTCTATATTTGTAATACTGTATTGTCCACCTACCATAAAACGACTTCAAACAGCTTGAGGGGCTTGAAGCCCCTCTTGCTATTTCTTCCCAAGAAGTTGAACCCTCTTGAAAACTTGTGTTCAAGGAGGAAGGCCATCATACGGCGGGTGGCCCCGTCAACAGTGGCCCCTCCAATGTCAGCCACAGCTGCAATCTGAGGGGTAACAAACACAATACAAGGCACTAGGCAGGTTAATCTATATTGCTCACTGGAGTAAACTTCTCAATATGGAAGCACTGCCAGATACATGGATATGAGCACACTTTAGAAGTTTCATATAAAATTCACTGTTAGTGAGTTGCGTTTCATTAAGCTAGACCTGGGGCCACCAATTCAAAGCAGTCTGTATTGATACTCAGAAAACGTAATGTTTACAATGCGAAGAGCCCCCACAAAGCGATTTTTTGATGCAAGTTATAATCATGCCGCCAGCCAGCAAAGCCACCACGAGTAACCGAATCGTTGTTCAAGTTACAACATTCAGTCATGAATTTTAACTCTTGACTAACATGATCTTGATGAATGGAAAGCTCCACAAACATGTTCAAACATTGTATTGTTCAAAAGTTGTATTGAAACCAGTCCATACAATTTCGTATCTTCATctaatttatttcatttcatcaAGGCCAGGGCTATTCAATTAGAATTTCATTCGGGCCACATTTTGAAACCAAGAACTTAAGCTGGGCCGCACATGTTCAGCGGTCACTAACAACTGGCAATAGCAATTTTCAACCAGTAAAAACTATCTAAATATTATCTTAACATTGAATGTTCAATGTAGCCTTAAAAGACAAGCCAGAGAATCACAACACAAGATCATTTGTTGTCCTGCAATATCAAAGCTGTTGCTACATTACTGCAGTAaactgaaggggaaaaaaaactatcATACATTGTGCAATGCAATTCGTGCATTGTTCTTTATTGCAATATTTTGGACAGAGTACATCCCAGTATTGCAAGTTCAATAACTTTACTGTTATCTGACCCCACAAATTTACCAAACAGAAATTATCTGTCCTCTTAAGTGAATATGTGGTTGTGATAAAACACCACCAGGGGAAAAATCGCGGGAGGAAGATGTGTACAGCAGGCTACAGAGGATTTTTGCAGTAGCATAGGCCTACATAACTGCAAGCGATCTTGAAATAATTAATTGATTAGTGACCGGGCACATCGGAACTTGAAATGGAACGTTAACGTTACGTGCATTCTGAGTGACCAACTGTAACCTTTAGCCATATGAACACTACTGCAGACACACCCCATCCTTTTTGAAGGACCTTTGAAGTGAGTTGTCAAGTCTGCGAAGCTGCGttcacaaatatttttttttaccggaCTCTAGCTTACTACAAGCGTGGATGTGCCCATTGTCTCGTCAACGCGATCACAAAGCCAGGCTGGTCTCGTAACTGTATTTCCCTCCCAACTTGACGCTCACACTTTTTTCGTTCACGTGTACGATACGGACATTCCACAAACACATCTCAAATGCTCACGCTTATTGTGCAATGGTCATCATTGGCATGTCGTTTTGATCGACTTTGGAGGTTTAATTTCTTTACCCATAAAGTAGTCCTACGAAACTGCTAGATGCCACCTCCGTGTTTAATCTTTGAAGTCGGTTGTCAAATCTGTGTATCTCCGTTGTCCGACGCCCCATAAATAATTTTCCAGTGGACTCTTCCACAGCAACCATGGACATGGTGCTAGCTCAGTCTCATTATTGAAGATGGGAGATTGTTTGCCTAGTCAACATTTGTTTATGGACTGATTTCAGACACATCACAAACGCACGCACCTTGTACTACAGTGCTGCTTTGGCATGACGCGAGACGCTTGTTACTGCACATCGCAACGCCCGACACTCTTCCAACGACATTGATTGAAAAGATTTGTTTAAGAATGCAAATAAGCATATTAAGAATGTAAAACGGATTGGAAATTAGAAAGGGAGGCAAACTAACTAGTGTAAGCGAGAGTTTAAAATGTATGTTTGTTCTGGAGACTCGCGAATGCTGTTAAATTTTTGAAGCGGGCCGCCAATTGAATAGGCCTGATCTAGGCCAAAGTGTAATatgttaacacttttttttacatCACCATAAGTAAACTTTCctcgaagaaaaaataaaaaatataaaaaagtatTTAACCTCAGTTTTCCAGGTTTGCGCTGCGCATATAGTGCCCGATTCGTCCCCCCCTGAACCCCTCCCCTCGCGCTTGTGTGAGTCTCACAAACCCAGTTGCTCCACCACCACTGGCAGTAGCCACAGCCACTTTACGTATGTCCTGCTACTTCCTTAAAAGTTTTCTGCAGTCGCTACGTGGTTATTATGGACAGGGAAAGCCGTGTGGATAAAGTTCATGTCATACGAATGTAAGCTGCAGTATGCTATTGGTGTAGCCATTTTTAAAACAATTGGGCTTTTGCATGTTAAATAACAGCCATTCATAGGCTACAGGAAGCAACAGATAGATTCAGTTCACATAcagtacatttaaaatacataccagTTCTGCCATGAAGGTGGGGTCTTGCAGTTTCTCCTCCATGGACATTAGATCAGTAATTGTCTTTAGGGGGAAACCTTCAGGAGTGGTGCGAATTAGGTCAGGCATGTTTTGACGATTTTGCACGAGGGCCTGGAGAATTCTCCCATGTTCCACTTGAGCGTCTTTCAGGTCCTCCAGTAGTCTCAAAATATGCTGAAACATGCCATCCCGAATATTTTGTCTTGGGATGAAAGACTCGGCAGCTGCAGGCGTCTCTGCAGGCGTTCGCAGAGCCCcgggtggaggaggaagaggtggaggcgttcgcagagccccgggtggaggaggaagaggtggaggcgttcgcagagccccgggtggaggaggaagaggatggATGTCATCATTCTCCTCATCTTCGCTGGACATGACAACTGGCCTAAacatatattataatcaagcacaaTCAATAAGTTAGAGCATTTCAGTTAAACTGTAACTACTTCAACTAAAGCATTAGCTTATATTTATAAAGGAATTCACCAAGTCAGGCATCCGGGCATTTCTCATGTTTGCACCAAAATCAGGCGCCCACCATACTCATTTGGGGGAACCACAGGAGAATCGTAGGTTAGGTGTCTTATTTGAAAGCAATTTGAATAGTGTTATGTTAAATTATGTGAAGTGGTAATGAATGAACATGAAGGTAAGTTGTTGGGACATGGTAAGAAGTGACATCTACAAAAATTAGGACTTGATTGGCATTGAAAAATCACTGCATGTGCCGTTTATGTCCCCATTGGCGGGAGGCAGCAATACTACATACTACTCATGTTTTGGGAGGCAGCAATATTACAATTTGCGAACTGTTTGATGACATTAAGCTAAATTAATCATCATGTTCCTCCCATAGGGCCTTAATGTAAATATCTCCCCAATTTCAATATACAGTGGATATTGAAAGTCTACACACTCCTGTTGAAATGCCAGGTTTttgttatgtaaaaaaaaaaaatgacagaatGACAAATAATTTCACAACTTGTTCCATCTTTACTATAAATTATTACCTGTACAatgcaattgaaaaacaaacgcaAAGCTTTAAAGGAAAAATGTAGAAAAtaaaaaacttaaataaacatggTTGCATAAACATGCACACTGTCAAACTAATACATTGTTTTAGCACCTTTGGCTTTTATTACAGCACTCagactttttgggtaggagtctatcggCATGGCACATGTTGATTTGGCAAAATTTGTCAATTTCTTTTGGCAAAAGTACTCCAAATCTGATGGGATCTAGGTCTgaactctggctgggccattccaaaacttcaaTTTCATTCTGGTGAAAcctattcttttgttgattt
The DNA window shown above is from Neoarius graeffei isolate fNeoGra1 chromosome 18, fNeoGra1.pri, whole genome shotgun sequence and carries:
- the LOC132866532 gene encoding histone-lysine N-methyltransferase 2B-like — translated: MPIMYFVVEFLDNSVGIVSNSWTNGDNSMTFWPPYADPNKFKVALLTHAVPGPAWTTHTITVLGTADDYEKARKKAKMAETHLAVASEPEELERCQRSRQPTKRYITLPEPGPSRPLPPVPPAAMNLTLMSPPPPPSPVRQPSLSSSSSHSGQAHHMDTQLLSPPQPLPIHPPLRQPSSSSRNPSEQVDDQLSPPLPIYPPARQPSLSSGLERYLVSTLEEIKDRLSALERTVTMLARSGSNKHAKLPDNLELPLQNFQDLNGLEEKLEDSPYQKELTAYLGTIGGATVQATTRRVLATVFGHSLAMTINWNGCNDKRAFRDLKLKRVVVDAVRRGSMDSPPAAQIEDEVKVWFRNARDRAGGRRQRYIRVAAQDV